A window of the Chitinispirillales bacterium ANBcel5 genome harbors these coding sequences:
- a CDS encoding SDR family oxidoreductase, whose protein sequence is MKSKRILVTGGAGFLGSHLCERLVRGGHDVICLDNYFTGRKKNVEHLMDFHNFELMRHDITFPIFVEVDQVYNLACPASPVHYQHNAVKTIKTSVMGAINVLGLAKRVKARVLQASTSEIYGDPTQHPQQETYWGNVNPIGFRSCYDEGKRVAETLFFDYHRMNDVDIRIMRIFNTYGPRMHPDDGRVVSNFIVQALKNNDITVYGDGSQTRSFCYVDDLIEGMIRLMNKDGFNGPVNVGNPGEFTIKELAEKVIELVGSSSMVIYKPLPSDDPRQRRPDITLAKEKLDWQPEIKLEQGLRKTIKYFKDNLD, encoded by the coding sequence ATGAAATCGAAAAGAATTCTGGTAACCGGAGGAGCAGGATTTCTTGGTTCCCACCTTTGTGAAAGACTGGTAAGAGGTGGGCATGATGTGATCTGTCTTGATAATTATTTCACCGGCAGAAAGAAAAATGTCGAACACCTTATGGATTTCCATAACTTTGAATTGATGCGACACGATATAACGTTTCCCATTTTCGTCGAAGTAGATCAGGTGTACAATTTGGCTTGCCCCGCCTCACCTGTGCATTATCAGCACAATGCCGTAAAAACAATCAAAACATCTGTAATGGGTGCAATAAATGTCCTTGGACTTGCCAAAAGGGTAAAAGCAAGAGTGTTACAGGCATCAACCAGCGAGATCTACGGTGACCCCACACAACATCCTCAACAGGAAACCTACTGGGGTAATGTGAACCCTATAGGGTTTCGGTCATGTTATGATGAGGGAAAAAGAGTTGCTGAAACCCTCTTTTTTGACTATCATAGAATGAATGATGTTGATATAAGAATAATGCGTATTTTCAATACCTATGGGCCCAGAATGCATCCTGATGATGGTAGGGTAGTATCTAATTTCATCGTTCAGGCACTTAAAAACAACGATATAACCGTTTATGGCGATGGTTCACAAACACGCTCCTTTTGCTATGTCGATGACCTTATTGAAGGGATGATTCGACTTATGAACAAAGATGGCTTCAACGGGCCGGTAAATGTAGGGAATCCGGGTGAGTTTACTATTAAAGAGCTTGCCGAAAAGGTGATTGAATTGGTTGGAAGTTCTTCAATGGTTATCTATAAACCACTCCCTTCCGATGATCCACGCCAACGGCGTCCCGATATCACTCTTGCAAAAGAAAAGCTGGACTGGCAACCTGAAATTAAGCTGGAGCAGGGGCTCCGGAAAACGATAAAGTATTTTAAAGATAATCTCGATTGA
- a CDS encoding hexose kinase, protein MIVCALFNPALDVCFNVEKFEPGNTLLDLHSNSFPSGKGINVARVVKTLGEAVSVAALIPENDSRKFSSFLCGLEVEPLFFEIPGNARVNVTILEEKNSCVTHLNSAAQKIPVRIQEEFLSFITGQIKQGDWWSFSGSIPSGFECDVYKRVIDVCNQRGVQSLLDTRSNALKFGLRSKPFIIKPNISELEEYFEEPIKGVHHIALKGKRFIDMGISYVFISLGSDGMIALHENDCLLCSPPKVKAVDTVGCGDAMVAGMLVAQKRKFSFADTCRMAVACGASKAMHQGPGVVTRDEVWQLMEDVEINAV, encoded by the coding sequence TTGATAGTATGTGCATTGTTTAATCCCGCGCTTGATGTGTGCTTTAATGTAGAAAAGTTTGAGCCCGGCAATACGTTGCTTGATTTGCACTCCAACTCTTTTCCATCAGGAAAAGGGATCAATGTAGCAAGAGTGGTAAAAACACTGGGAGAAGCGGTGAGTGTAGCTGCTCTTATTCCAGAAAATGACAGCAGAAAATTTTCATCATTCCTTTGTGGCTTAGAAGTAGAGCCGCTTTTTTTTGAAATCCCGGGAAACGCCAGAGTAAATGTGACGATTCTTGAAGAGAAAAACTCATGTGTAACCCATCTCAACAGCGCTGCACAAAAAATACCAGTAAGAATACAGGAAGAGTTTCTCTCTTTTATAACAGGGCAAATTAAACAGGGTGACTGGTGGTCTTTTTCGGGAAGTATACCTTCTGGCTTTGAATGCGATGTGTATAAGAGGGTTATAGATGTCTGTAATCAAAGAGGGGTTCAGTCTCTACTGGACACACGTAGTAATGCACTTAAATTTGGACTGAGGTCCAAACCATTTATTATCAAACCAAATATCTCAGAATTAGAAGAGTATTTTGAAGAGCCGATAAAAGGGGTGCACCATATTGCGCTCAAAGGAAAACGGTTTATCGATATGGGAATATCGTATGTGTTTATTTCCTTAGGTTCTGATGGTATGATTGCGCTTCATGAAAATGATTGCCTGCTTTGTTCACCACCAAAGGTTAAAGCGGTTGATACTGTGGGCTGTGGTGATGCTATGGTGGCGGGGATGCTTGTTGCGCAAAAACGGAAGTTCTCTTTTGCTGATACCTGCCGTATGGCTGTGGCCTGCGGAGCATCCAAAGCTATGCACCAGGGGCCGGGAGTTGTCACAAGAGATGAAGTATGGCAATTAATGGAGGATGTTGAAATAAACGCAGTTTAA